The Sporosarcina ureae genomic sequence TTATATGAATTATAAAAATATCCAAGCAGATACAAGCATGCGAGATTCTATCAGCAAAACAGGTTCGGATCAACAACCAAAGAAAGATCAATAATAACGAGATGAATTCCCGGGAAGGGGATGCATAATGGAACAACTGATAATTTTGGTCATTATGCTGGCTCTGGGATCTCTATTCGGTAAAAAGAAAGACCAAGAGAAACCAGATCGACAACCGAAGCGACCGACTAGTCAGCAATGGCCAGCTCAACCAACTCAACGCCAAATGAATCAAAGAGAAACTCCGCGGACTAATGCAACTCCAGAAGAAAAGCCGCGTTCGTTGAAGGAGTTATCTAGGAACCTATTCGAAGATATTCAAAAGGAATTCCAAGATCTCCAACAAGAAACGAAGGAACCTGGACAGCCTGTAAAGTCGCAGGCGCCTCAGTCGGAAGTCTTCTATGCAGAACCTAAGAAACCGGCTAAACCCGTTTCTGCGTCACGTCCGGAGCGTCAAACGGGCAGAGGTAGACTGCACGGAGAGAACCAGTCCATCATGTTAGAAGATGAACAAATTTTGCAAGAAGACTTGATTCCAAGAACACCTCAGCAGATCATGCAAGGAATCGTCTATGCAGAAATTTTAGGTCCACCAAAATCAAAACGGTAATCATGCCGCCCCCTGTCTTTTCATAGGATGAGACAGGGGGTTTTTTCATGAAAAAATTATTCGCACTTCATCCATCCATTATTCTAGATGAATTCAACTCATTGCGGATTACTGGCAACTATCGCTTGCTCGCATTAAGCGAACAATCCGTATCCTTTCAAACGAATGACTATGTCATGACTGTTAAAGGAGAAGATGTAACGGTTCTAATGCTGACTGAACAACACGCCCATATATCGATCGATGAACTACAGGAAGTGACGGTGCGTTTTACGCCTGAAGAAGGAAACAGCCATGAGTCCTAAACGATTTGAAGTTCAGGTGAAAGATGTTCGTAACGGTTCTGTTTTTCTAAGTAGATTACAGAGAGAGCATGTCAAGATCAGCAGCTTGTATGTCTCTGGAAGTGCTATGTTTTTTGAAACGGATTCAAAAGGAATTCATATTATCCGTCGTTACAGAAGAAAGTACCGTGTGAAAGTACAAATCAGGCGTAAAGGTCAGGATACTGTTCAGCATCGGCTATTCGCATCATTCTTGTTTTTAATCGTCTGTTTCATCCCACTAGTTGCCTCGCTGTTTCTTTGGAATATCACGGTGGAGAGTGATGTCCCAGAAATTGCGCAACGAATGGAAACCAAGATGAAGAAAGCGCGAATTACTGCGCCTACTTTATTATCCAAATTACCGGAGGAAGATGAAATTCGTCGACTGTTGATGCAAGATGAACCCTCGCTATCTTGGATCCGGTTCTCAAAGGCAGGTACTTCGTTAACGGTTTCACCGATGCTTGCACCACTGTCCACTGAAGTGAAAGAAGAAGTGAAAGAAAAGCCCTCCCATCTAGTAGCAAAAACAGGAGGAGTAATTACACGCTTTGCATTAACAAGAGGAGAAAGAGCGAGTATCATTCATCAGACCGTAAAAAAAGGTGATATGTTGGCAACAGGTATTCTAGAACAAGGAGAGAAAACGGCAGTAGTAGGGGCGGATGGAGAAGTATTTGCTGATTACTGGTTAGAATGTCATTTTGAATTACCCCGGACGATTAGTTATTCGATTCAAGGAGAAGAAAACGTGAATATCAGTTGGCAAAAGCCATGGATGGGTAACCAGATAAAAGATATAAGTTTTAGAAATCCCATTATTATTGATAAGGTGAAAGAAAATCACACCCAGGAAGTATTTCTGAAAAAAGGAATGGAAGAGACCATCATATTGCCATTGATTAAGTACGATTTATTGTCAAAGAAAACAGATGAGCGCATAATTAAGGAAGAAAACATTTTACATGTATCCTTCACTAATGATAAAGTGAGTGGGACTATACTATTTTTACTTAATGAAAACATTGCTGAAAAACGACCTATAACTCAAGGAGACTGAAAATATTGAGCGAACATTTACTTCAACTTCATATTGAAGAACCGAACGAAGCGATTATGCTTCTTGGCATTTCCGATCAGAACATGAATCTAATTGAAGAGGAATTGAAAGTTTCAATCCACACTAGAGGTGAAAATATCTCGATCAGTGGAGCGGAAGAACAAGCGGTAGCTGCGAAAACATTGCTCGAGCAGTTATTGAAAGTTATCCGTAAAGGGATTAATATCAATTTACGCGATGTAGCAACAGCGATCGAAATGGCGAAAAACGGCACGATTGAATATTTCTCTTCTTTATACGAAGAAGAAATCGCACGCAACACAAAAGGAAAGGTCATTCGTGCAAAGACGATCGGCCAAAGAGAATACGTCCAAGCAATTCGTTCAAGAGATCTAGTGTTTTGTATCGGACCTGCCGGAACAGGAAAGACGTATCTCGCTGTCGTGATGGCTGTGCAGGCAATGAAAACAGGTTCAGTAAAGCGAATTGTGTTGACCCGACCTGCTGTTGAAGCTGGAGAGAGCTTAGGATTCCTTCCAGGCGATTTGAAAGAAAAAGTCGACCCATACCTTCGCCCTCTTTACGATGCGTTACACGATGTGCTGGGAGCCGAACATACAGAACGTCTTATGGAACGTGGCGTCATTGAAATTGCACCATTGGCGTACATGCGTGGCAGAACGCTTGACGATGCATTCGTTATTTTGGACGAAGCTCAAAATACAACGAAAGCGCAAATGAAAATGTTTTTAACTCGTCTCGGTTTTGGATCGAAAATGGTCATCACAGGTGATAAAACGCAAATTGATTTACCTCGCGGTGTAGATTCCGGTCTCAATGTTGCAGAACATATTTTGAAGAATGTGCAAGATATCCAATTCATGTATTTGGAACAAGGTGACGTAGTCCGACATCCGATTGTAGCGAAGATCATTGATGCATATGAGAAAGAGCAGTCAACTAATTAATTGACTGCTTTTTTTTGAATGATGAATATACATAGTTACACCATCATGTGAGGAACATTTGCTGAAAGGAGGCAACTGCATGATAGCTTTAAAGGAACTACTTTCACACCTAAGAAAAGTGAAATTTACATTTCTTTTGCTTCTTGTCGTCTCTCTTTCAAGTATCTTATTATTTTTTCTGATGTATGGCAGCACGCAAAACGAAACGTACGAAATTTCAGCTTTTGAGATTTCACCGAAAACTATACGTTCACCTAAAACAATAGAAGATATCGAGAAAACCGAACTTGAACGTGTACGGGCAGAACAGGCGGTACCTAATTCCTATCGTTTTTCAGAAGATGTCATGAAAAACCGCCAAGCTATCCTTGGTTCAATCTTTACTGCAGTGAGTGATGTCAAAGTCGAAGCGAGTGAAGATCCAGACATGACCTCGGGATCTAAAATGAAATTGCTCCAAAAGAAGTTGGAAGGACTTGAAAAAGAACAGACTTTTTTACCCGTTACAAGTGACCAACTTAAACAGCTGCTCTCGGCTGAACAAGATGATCTAAATAATTTGCATGAATTATTGACACTTGTAGTGGGAAAAGAATTATCGAAGCCGTTTAAAGCTGAACAGGTGCCGATGCATCGTTATGAAGTGGAGCGTAGAATTCGAGAAACTACTACACTGCCAAGAGATTTGCTTGA encodes the following:
- a CDS encoding YabP/YqfC family sporulation protein; protein product: MKKLFALHPSIILDEFNSLRITGNYRLLALSEQSVSFQTNDYVMTVKGEDVTVLMLTEQHAHISIDELQEVTVRFTPEEGNSHES
- a CDS encoding sporulation protein YqfD, giving the protein MSPKRFEVQVKDVRNGSVFLSRLQREHVKISSLYVSGSAMFFETDSKGIHIIRRYRRKYRVKVQIRRKGQDTVQHRLFASFLFLIVCFIPLVASLFLWNITVESDVPEIAQRMETKMKKARITAPTLLSKLPEEDEIRRLLMQDEPSLSWIRFSKAGTSLTVSPMLAPLSTEVKEEVKEKPSHLVAKTGGVITRFALTRGERASIIHQTVKKGDMLATGILEQGEKTAVVGADGEVFADYWLECHFELPRTISYSIQGEENVNISWQKPWMGNQIKDISFRNPIIIDKVKENHTQEVFLKKGMEETIILPLIKYDLLSKKTDERIIKEENILHVSFTNDKVSGTILFLLNENIAEKRPITQGD
- a CDS encoding PhoH family protein translates to MSEHLLQLHIEEPNEAIMLLGISDQNMNLIEEELKVSIHTRGENISISGAEEQAVAAKTLLEQLLKVIRKGININLRDVATAIEMAKNGTIEYFSSLYEEEIARNTKGKVIRAKTIGQREYVQAIRSRDLVFCIGPAGTGKTYLAVVMAVQAMKTGSVKRIVLTRPAVEAGESLGFLPGDLKEKVDPYLRPLYDALHDVLGAEHTERLMERGVIEIAPLAYMRGRTLDDAFVILDEAQNTTKAQMKMFLTRLGFGSKMVITGDKTQIDLPRGVDSGLNVAEHILKNVQDIQFMYLEQGDVVRHPIVAKIIDAYEKEQSTN